The Seriola aureovittata isolate HTS-2021-v1 ecotype China chromosome 3, ASM2101889v1, whole genome shotgun sequence genome includes a region encoding these proteins:
- the LOC130167018 gene encoding ATP-sensitive inward rectifier potassium channel 12-like — MVGTARPNLHYCPRRHSLMITGAMGAVRVNRYSIVSTDEDALKISSLGLHNGHSPLTQQTLSGACMRGEDGGGECPGSDEGRGTLSLRVTNEPIVHNSCRASPSCRLGLDLGTGRLRSRFVKKNGQCNVVFNNMEDKPRRYLADIFTTCVDIRWRYLLLIFTTTFLLSWLLFGLIFWGVALAHGDFDLRMPVKDGDPRSTTEEGKDEWRPCILHIQGFIGAFLFSIETQTTIGYGFRCVTEECPVAVVTVVVQSIVGCIIDSFMIGTIMAKMVRPKKRAQTLLFSHHAVIALRDGKLCLMWRLGNMRKSHIVEAHVRAQLIKPHVTAEGEYLPLEQTDIDVGYDDGLDRLFLVSPLVVVHEINKNSPLYNLSRTELQKEDFEIVVILEGMVEATAMTTQARTSYLAKEILWGHRFEPVVFEKGDRYHVDYSRFHKTYEVPSTPHCSARELSQMTGRSGQSSSSSSSYSRSPSPFAPRAARHLLGPHSPSAFCYENEVALCCGDDEDEENVKKEAGSLNIRSDRELTMRDDIHLGFKETFVEEQTVEMLCVLDTENQISLDRLQPTLPLYISRESGV, encoded by the exons ATGGTTGGAACTGCCCGCCCCAACCTACATTACTGCCCTCGCAGACACAGCCTGATGATCACCGGTGCCATGGGAGCGGTGCGAGTCAACAG ATACAGCATCGTTTCCACAGATGAAGATGCCCTGAAGATCTCCAGCCTGGGCCTCCACAATGGCCACAGTCCCCTGACTCAGCAGACATTGTCGGGGGCCTGTATGCGAGGTGAGGATGGAGGAGGCGAGTGTCCTGGAAGTGATGAAGGAAGAGGGACTTTGTCTCTGAGGGTAACAAATGAGCCTATCGTCCACAACAGTTGCCGTGCTTCACCTTCATGCCGCCTGGGCCTGGATCTGGGCACCGGCCGTCTGCGCAGCCGCTTTGTGAAGAAGAACGGCCAGTGCAACGTGGTGTTCAACAACATGGAGGATAAGCCACGACGATACCTGGCTGACATTTTCACCACCTGTGTGGACATACGTTGGCGCTACCTGCTACTCATCTTCACCACCACCTTCCTTCTGTCTTGGCTGCTCTTTGGCCTGATCTTCTGGGGAGTGGCCCTCGCACATGGAGACTTTGATCTTCGTATGCCCGTGAAGGACGGGGATCCTCGGAGTAccacagaggaaggaaaagacgAATGGCGGCCATGTATTCTCCACATCCAGGGCTTCATTGGGGCGTTCCTCTTCTCCATAGAGACCCAGACCACCATCGGATATGGTTTCCGATGTGTCACCGAAGAGTGCCCAGTCGCTGTGGTGACTGTGGTGGTGCAGTCCATCGTGGGCTGCATTATTGACTCCTTCATGATCGGCACCATCATGGCAAAGATGGTGCGGCCGAAGAAGAGGGCACAGACCTTGCTGTTCTCGCATCATGCTGTCATCGCGCTGCGAGATGGTAAGCTGTGCCTCATGTGGCGTCTGGGAAACATGCGCAAGAGCCACATCGTCGAAGCACATGTTCGCGCTCAGCTCATTAAGCCTCATGTGACGGCGGAGGGTGAGTACCTCCCTTTGGAGCAAACAGACATTGATGTCGGCTATGACGACGGACTGGATCGGCTGTTTCTGGTGTCGCCGCTGGTGGTGGTCCATGAGATCAACAAGAACAGTCCTCTGTATAACCTGAGCCGCACTGAGCTGCAGAAAGAGGACTTTGAGATTGTGGTCATCTTGGAGGGGATGGTGGAGGCCACAGCTATGACCACTCAGGCCCGCACCTCCTACTTGGCCAAGGAGATCCTATGGGGCCACCGCTTTGAGCCTGTGGTCTTTGAGAAGGGCGACCGCTACCACGTGGACTATTCCCGCTTCCATAAGACCTATGAAGTGCCATCTACGCCTCACTGCAGTGCCAGGGAACTGAGCCAGATGACAGGTCGCAGTGGGCAGTCCTCATCCTCCAGCTCAAGTTACTCCCGGTCTCCATCACCGTTTGCCCCGAGGGCGGCCCGCCACCTGCTGGGCCCTCACTCCCCCAGCGCTTTCTGCTACGAGAACGAGGTAGCTTTGTGCTGTGGGGACGACGAGGATGAGGAGAATGTAAAGAAGGAGGCGGGGAGTCTGAACATTAGAAGTGACAGAGAGCTAACAATGAGAGATGATATTCACTTGGGTTTCAAGGAGACATTTGTGGAGGAGCAGACGGTGGAGATGTTGTGTGTTCTGGACACAGAGAATCAGATCAGCCTTGACAGACTACAGCCCACCCTACCTTTATACATCAGCAGAGAGTCAGGAGTTTAA